A genome region from Triticum aestivum cultivar Chinese Spring chromosome 2B, IWGSC CS RefSeq v2.1, whole genome shotgun sequence includes the following:
- the LOC123046867 gene encoding uncharacterized protein isoform X2: MLAPSPTYRSSRCSTGSTTRAQGQQTGCEAGDRECDREVIPGIVVRSLKEFVTFPRTGILTIEVTLEFGDDDIYVSTPCSYFIGLGNRMVFKQEGFSDFLQASSLEVNSQVLITFKQRVGRLVVIFNLLPQ, translated from the exons ATGTTGGCCCCATCCCCTACGTACAG GTCTTCGAGGTGTTCCACTGGATCAACGACACGGGCGCAAGGTCAGCAGACCGGCTGCGAGGCAGGTGACAGAGAGTGTGATAGAGAG GTTATTCCTGGTATTGTTGTGAGGAGTTTGAAGGAGTTTGTGACTTTTCCTAGAACTGGCATTTTAACTATTGAAGTTACTCTGGAATTTGgtgatgatgatatatatgtgaGCACTCCTTGCTCCTACTTCATTGGTTTGGGTAATAGAATGGTGTTCAAACAGGAAGGTTTCAGTGATTTTCTCCAGGCATCGTCTCTTGAAGTAAACAGCCAGGTGCTGATAACTTTCAAACAGCGTGTTGGGAGGCTTGTTGTTATCTTCAATCTTCTGCCGCAGTGA
- the LOC123046867 gene encoding uncharacterized protein isoform X1, producing the protein MLAPSPTYRSSRCSTGSTTRAQGQQTGCEAGDRECDREVLAAASTDGQLDVIPGIVVRSLKEFVTFPRTGILTIEVTLEFGDDDIYVSTPCSYFIGLGNRMVFKQEGFSDFLQASSLEVNSQVLITFKQRVGRLVVIFNLLPQ; encoded by the exons ATGTTGGCCCCATCCCCTACGTACAG GTCTTCGAGGTGTTCCACTGGATCAACGACACGGGCGCAAGGTCAGCAGACCGGCTGCGAGGCAGGTGACAGAGAGTGTGATAGAGAGGTACTGGCAGCAGCCTCCACCGACGGGCAGCTCGAT GTTATTCCTGGTATTGTTGTGAGGAGTTTGAAGGAGTTTGTGACTTTTCCTAGAACTGGCATTTTAACTATTGAAGTTACTCTGGAATTTGgtgatgatgatatatatgtgaGCACTCCTTGCTCCTACTTCATTGGTTTGGGTAATAGAATGGTGTTCAAACAGGAAGGTTTCAGTGATTTTCTCCAGGCATCGTCTCTTGAAGTAAACAGCCAGGTGCTGATAACTTTCAAACAGCGTGTTGGGAGGCTTGTTGTTATCTTCAATCTTCTGCCGCAGTGA